The Malus domestica chromosome 10, GDT2T_hap1 genome contains a region encoding:
- the LOC114827241 gene encoding uncharacterized protein, with protein MAVAALQAADEYFKESKACEAFNAAPPLSRNPPLWGTMKYLSEKIPKDASSKVRIKRDLYSHEKIMEIAPTLPNFALALKPEKFQRPPVDPSWNMEHMNKGSNQLRNDKI; from the exons ATGGCTGTAGCTGCTTTGCAAGCAGCAGATGAGTATTTCAAAGAAAGTAAGGCATGCGAAGCATTTAACGCTGCTCCCCCTTTGTCAAG AAATCCACCGCTCTGGGGAACCATGAAGTATCTATCTGAGAAAATTCCAAAAGATGCTTCAAGCAAAGTGCGGATAAAACGTGATCTGTACTCACACGAAAA AATCATGGAGATAGCACCAACATTGCCCAATTTCGCATTGGCCTTGAAACCAGAGAAATTCCAACGTCCTCCAGTAGACCCCTCTTGGAACATGGAGCACATGAATAAGGGCTCCAACCAGCTTAGGAATGACAAAATATAA
- the LOC103436597 gene encoding PHD finger-containing protein 1-like isoform X2, producing MQVTVCQTCGDKGIEDALLYCDKCQNYALHRYCLNVPAQNIFDEDLTWLCEDCDPKIVKPSRIDKSVRSTEICLNKKFKKRKKKFKKRKKKSNRKTLPIYRAKKKVRKCEGANMKVQICEGPNMKVYEGANTKVQICEGSTSEHEAEGSNDCDNGQKLGSRCSEVHKDEFNSSNDIAKSVETSLVTTCDPLKISAIICYVAAQPIIDPIWRGSLSIFNKDFNIVSGLVAHLSSLACPKVREEAELLPLLLFPELVNRTDVWPKAFEKCGPNDQSIALYFFPDNERDEKDFDTLVVSMIQDDLAMRAVLEDAELLVFTSVILPEQYRRFQTKFYLWGVFRAKQFPQLTNSSVGVGEKDVAMPLTCYGQSPVSTLSNNVDITCAPVPLNSYCPSVM from the exons aTGCAGGTGACTGTTTGTCAAACGTGTGGGGACAAAGGTATCGAAGATGCTTTGCTTTACTGTGACAAGTGCCAGAATTACGCTCTTCATCG TTATTGCCTTAATGTACCAGCACAGAATATTTTTGATGAAGATCTGACTTGGCTTTGTGAGGATTGTGATCCAAAGATTGTAAAACCTTCTAGAATTGATAAATCAGTAAGATCAACGGAAATTTGTCTTAACAAGAAGTtcaagaagaggaaaaagaagttcaagaagaggaaaaagaagagtAACAGAAAGACTTTACCTATATACAGGGCTAAAAAGAAGGTGCGGAAATGTGAAGGGGCTAACATGAAGGTGCAGATATGTGAAGGGCCTAACATGAAGGTATATGAAGGGGCTAACACAAAGGTGCAGATATGTGAAGGTAGTACCTCTGAACATGAGGCCGAGGGTAGTAATGATTGTGATAATGGTCAGAAGCTTGGTAGTCGGTGCAGTGAGGTTCATAAGGATGAATTCAATTCCTCCAATGACATTGCCAAATCTGTGGAAACCTCTCTAGTTACTACTTGCGACCCTTTAAAAATCTCAGCAATCATTTGTTATGTTGCTGCACAGCCTATTATTGATCCAATCTGGAG gggaagtctcagcataTTCAACAAAGACTTCAACATTGTTAGTGGACTTGTAGCCCATCTTTCTAGCTTAGCATGTCCTAAAGTACGTGAGGAGGCAGAATTGCTACCGTTGCTGCTTTTTCCAGAACTGGTTAATAGAACAGATGTGTGGCCCAAAGCTTTCGAGAAGTGTGGACCTAACGATCAGAGTATTGCTCTTTATTTCTTTCCTGATAACGAAAG AGATGAGAAGGATTTTGATACCCTGGTGGTTAGCATGATCCAGGATGATTTAGCTATGAGAGCTGTGCTGGAGGATGCTGAGCTCTTAGTTTTCACGTCAGTTATACTGCCAGAGCAGTATCGAA GATTTCAgacaaagttttatttgtggGGAGTATTTAGGGCAAAGCAATTTCCACAGTTAACAAATAGTAGTGTTGGTGTCGGGGAGAAAGACGTTGCGATGCCCTTAACCTGTTACGGGCAGAGTCCAGTTAGTACGTTGAGCAACAATGTTGATATTACTTGTGCTCCCGTGCCTCTGAATTCATATTGTCCATCGGTCATGTGA
- the LOC103436597 gene encoding PHD finger-containing protein 1-like isoform X3 gives MVTVCQTCGDKGIEDALLYCDKCQNYALHRYCLNVPAQNIFDEDLTWLCEDCDPKIVKPSRIDKSVRSTEICLNKKFKKRKKKFKKRKKKSNRKTLPIYRAKKKVRKCEGANMKVQICEGPNMKVYEGANTKVQICEGSTSEHEAEGSNDCDNGQKLGSRCSEVHKDEFNSSNDIAKSVETSLVTTCDPLKISAIICYVAAQPIIDPIWRGSLSIFNKDFNIVSGLVAHLSSLACPKVREEAELLPLLLFPELVNRTDVWPKAFEKCGPNDQSIALYFFPDNERDEKDFDTLVVSMIQDDLAMRAVLEDAELLVFTSVILPEQYRRFQTKFYLWGVFRAKQFPQLTNSSVGVGEKDVAMPLTCYGQSPVSTLSNNVDITCAPVPLNSYCPSVM, from the exons ATG GTGACTGTTTGTCAAACGTGTGGGGACAAAGGTATCGAAGATGCTTTGCTTTACTGTGACAAGTGCCAGAATTACGCTCTTCATCG TTATTGCCTTAATGTACCAGCACAGAATATTTTTGATGAAGATCTGACTTGGCTTTGTGAGGATTGTGATCCAAAGATTGTAAAACCTTCTAGAATTGATAAATCAGTAAGATCAACGGAAATTTGTCTTAACAAGAAGTtcaagaagaggaaaaagaagttcaagaagaggaaaaagaagagtAACAGAAAGACTTTACCTATATACAGGGCTAAAAAGAAGGTGCGGAAATGTGAAGGGGCTAACATGAAGGTGCAGATATGTGAAGGGCCTAACATGAAGGTATATGAAGGGGCTAACACAAAGGTGCAGATATGTGAAGGTAGTACCTCTGAACATGAGGCCGAGGGTAGTAATGATTGTGATAATGGTCAGAAGCTTGGTAGTCGGTGCAGTGAGGTTCATAAGGATGAATTCAATTCCTCCAATGACATTGCCAAATCTGTGGAAACCTCTCTAGTTACTACTTGCGACCCTTTAAAAATCTCAGCAATCATTTGTTATGTTGCTGCACAGCCTATTATTGATCCAATCTGGAG gggaagtctcagcataTTCAACAAAGACTTCAACATTGTTAGTGGACTTGTAGCCCATCTTTCTAGCTTAGCATGTCCTAAAGTACGTGAGGAGGCAGAATTGCTACCGTTGCTGCTTTTTCCAGAACTGGTTAATAGAACAGATGTGTGGCCCAAAGCTTTCGAGAAGTGTGGACCTAACGATCAGAGTATTGCTCTTTATTTCTTTCCTGATAACGAAAG AGATGAGAAGGATTTTGATACCCTGGTGGTTAGCATGATCCAGGATGATTTAGCTATGAGAGCTGTGCTGGAGGATGCTGAGCTCTTAGTTTTCACGTCAGTTATACTGCCAGAGCAGTATCGAA GATTTCAgacaaagttttatttgtggGGAGTATTTAGGGCAAAGCAATTTCCACAGTTAACAAATAGTAGTGTTGGTGTCGGGGAGAAAGACGTTGCGATGCCCTTAACCTGTTACGGGCAGAGTCCAGTTAGTACGTTGAGCAACAATGTTGATATTACTTGTGCTCCCGTGCCTCTGAATTCATATTGTCCATCGGTCATGTGA
- the LOC103436597 gene encoding PHD finger-containing protein 1-like isoform X1, with product MMQVTVCQTCGDKGIEDALLYCDKCQNYALHRYCLNVPAQNIFDEDLTWLCEDCDPKIVKPSRIDKSVRSTEICLNKKFKKRKKKFKKRKKKSNRKTLPIYRAKKKVRKCEGANMKVQICEGPNMKVYEGANTKVQICEGSTSEHEAEGSNDCDNGQKLGSRCSEVHKDEFNSSNDIAKSVETSLVTTCDPLKISAIICYVAAQPIIDPIWRGSLSIFNKDFNIVSGLVAHLSSLACPKVREEAELLPLLLFPELVNRTDVWPKAFEKCGPNDQSIALYFFPDNERDEKDFDTLVVSMIQDDLAMRAVLEDAELLVFTSVILPEQYRRFQTKFYLWGVFRAKQFPQLTNSSVGVGEKDVAMPLTCYGQSPVSTLSNNVDITCAPVPLNSYCPSVM from the exons ATG aTGCAGGTGACTGTTTGTCAAACGTGTGGGGACAAAGGTATCGAAGATGCTTTGCTTTACTGTGACAAGTGCCAGAATTACGCTCTTCATCG TTATTGCCTTAATGTACCAGCACAGAATATTTTTGATGAAGATCTGACTTGGCTTTGTGAGGATTGTGATCCAAAGATTGTAAAACCTTCTAGAATTGATAAATCAGTAAGATCAACGGAAATTTGTCTTAACAAGAAGTtcaagaagaggaaaaagaagttcaagaagaggaaaaagaagagtAACAGAAAGACTTTACCTATATACAGGGCTAAAAAGAAGGTGCGGAAATGTGAAGGGGCTAACATGAAGGTGCAGATATGTGAAGGGCCTAACATGAAGGTATATGAAGGGGCTAACACAAAGGTGCAGATATGTGAAGGTAGTACCTCTGAACATGAGGCCGAGGGTAGTAATGATTGTGATAATGGTCAGAAGCTTGGTAGTCGGTGCAGTGAGGTTCATAAGGATGAATTCAATTCCTCCAATGACATTGCCAAATCTGTGGAAACCTCTCTAGTTACTACTTGCGACCCTTTAAAAATCTCAGCAATCATTTGTTATGTTGCTGCACAGCCTATTATTGATCCAATCTGGAG gggaagtctcagcataTTCAACAAAGACTTCAACATTGTTAGTGGACTTGTAGCCCATCTTTCTAGCTTAGCATGTCCTAAAGTACGTGAGGAGGCAGAATTGCTACCGTTGCTGCTTTTTCCAGAACTGGTTAATAGAACAGATGTGTGGCCCAAAGCTTTCGAGAAGTGTGGACCTAACGATCAGAGTATTGCTCTTTATTTCTTTCCTGATAACGAAAG AGATGAGAAGGATTTTGATACCCTGGTGGTTAGCATGATCCAGGATGATTTAGCTATGAGAGCTGTGCTGGAGGATGCTGAGCTCTTAGTTTTCACGTCAGTTATACTGCCAGAGCAGTATCGAA GATTTCAgacaaagttttatttgtggGGAGTATTTAGGGCAAAGCAATTTCCACAGTTAACAAATAGTAGTGTTGGTGTCGGGGAGAAAGACGTTGCGATGCCCTTAACCTGTTACGGGCAGAGTCCAGTTAGTACGTTGAGCAACAATGTTGATATTACTTGTGCTCCCGTGCCTCTGAATTCATATTGTCCATCGGTCATGTGA